In Methanothermobacter tenebrarum, the sequence GTGACTGGGACGACCCCCGAAACTCCCTAGAGGATGAAACCTATTACCCTCTCCTTAGTGAAGCGAGAAACCCCCACCACCTTATCGGGTGAAGTTACTTTACAACACCTAACGAACCAACCCCAATACTTTAAGATCATATCCCCTCATATCATCCTATTTATTATTTGGGGGGTGGATCTTCTTATTTTTTTTTTTTTTTTTTGGTTTATATTCATTTCTTGATTTATATTTTTTCCGGTCAATGACTCCAATTTCTAGTCTTGGAATATAACCTACAAATGGGTAACTATACCGCATAAAACAAATTAGATGCACCAAAATCCTAACATGGTGTAATTTATAAGTTCCAAGTTTATTCAACTAAGAAATAATCAAAGGGGCCCCCTTAAAGTGTGGATAAGCCATTACAGGGCGACAAAAAGGGTGGCTCGCCAATAAAATACAACAGAATTAAGAAACGTAGTAGTGTCAAGTGGGAAGATCAATGACCAGAACTCCAAAAAGGGTGGATCAATCCCGGATTCTACTCCCAGACCATGAACCATGGGGGTGACCATGCAAAATATGTAATAGCCCCCCAAGCAAGGGTCAAAAAAAATAGAAGTTTCCCATATCAATATGGGGACAGCCACCACGCAGATAACATCAAAAAGGCTGTTTGGGACTCATAGAGGGTCCTATCCGCTACTGGGTTATTATATGCACCGTTAACAAGGAGCATCAAACATGACCAGCCACCAATAATTTTGCATGCTCTTTCCCTTTGAGCTTCCCCCAACCAGCTATGGGGGGAGCTTTTGGTTGTTCACCCCCAATCACCTTTTTTTACACATCTATTGTGTTTTGTGTTCATAAAGGCTACTTTAGAGTTTCTTTTTGCCTGTTTGGGGTGATCGGAAGACTACTTTTAAGTGGTGTGTGGATAGTTGTGTCTATCATCCGCACTCTGTGTGTCGGGGGCTTGTAATCCATTTTACCCTCTTTTTCTACTGGGATTCCAGTAAGTATCTATTTTTTGGGTGTGGACTATGATAATGGGGGGGTCTCCCTTTAGTAGTTAATTTAGGTGTTCATCTTCTCCCGATTAACTTTTCAATCTCTATGAGTGTTATCCCTGTTAATGAGAATGGTATTACAACAGCCCACCATTGCAAAGGGAATGGACTAGTATTAAATACAAATTCAAGGTGGGGGACATAGATTATAAGGATCATTATAAAGATGGTTACACTGACCCCATAAATGATCCATTTATTTGAGAGGGGATCCATTTTAAAAACAGACCTTTCAGTTGATCTTGCTGTTAGAAGGTAGAATAAATGGACCATTATAACCGTTGCAAAGGTTACTGTACGGGCCTGGGGGACTGTCAGGGCCCGACTTGCAATGTAAAAAACCGAAAGACTTGAAAATGCCATTGCCATTGAGACGATACCACCTTTTTTATGAAGATTTTGTTAATTATCTTTTCTTTAGGGTCTCTTGGAGGCTTTTTAAGCATGTCACTATCAAGTGGTTCATTTATAAGGGGCATTGCAAAGAAGATACCATCAAAGAGGTTTATCCAGAGTATCTGTAGTGGGAGGAGTGGAAGGACGCGGAAGACACCTAGGAAGGACATGAAGAATGATGACAGTATAATGAGGGCTTGACCACCACTGGTTGGAAGTACATATCTTCTGTATCTTCTCATAGATCTCCCTTCCCCCACTAACTGCAGTCACTATAGTTGCAAAATTATCATCTGTGAGGATGATATCAGCAGCCTCCTTTGCAACATCAGTCCCACCACCCATGGCAACACCCACATCCGCCATCTTCAATGCCGGCGCATCATACACCATCCCCGGTTACTGCAACAATATTGCCAAGGCTTTGAAGGACCCTTGTTATCCTATATTTGCCCTCTGGGGGGACCCTAGCGTATACATTGTATCTACTAGCAGCCCTTTTCAATTCATCATCATCCATGGATGAGATCTCAGCACCGGTTAAACTTTTATCAACTGGGATGCCAAGGTTCGCTGCTATGGCCTCGGCGGTTTTCGCATGATCCCCTGTGATCATGATGATCCTTATACCCGCACTCTTACACTTTTTAATAGCCTCTCTGGCCTCTGGCCTTGGAGGGTCGATCATGCCCTGGAATCCCAAGAAAACCATCTCCTTAAGGTCGTTATCATCGACGGTTTCCCTGGAATGTTCCTTAAATGCGAATGCGAGGACGCGAAGCCCCTTTGAGGCGAGGTGGTTCAATTTTTTTCTAAGCTGCTGAGGGTCTATTTCCATGAGGTCATCTCTGAGTTCATAACTACACATTTCAATTATCTTTTCAGGGGCTCCTTTAACATAGATTATCTTTTGTGAGAACCGCCATGTATTTTTTTCTGTGAGTCAAATGGTATCTCGTCAATCTTCTCAACCTTCTCCAGCACACCCCCCTTTATATGCTGATATGATAAGCGCCTTCTCAGTGGGGTCGCCCTGGAGTTCACCATCAGTTAATGATGCGTTGTTACAGTTAATCCCACATTCAAGTGTTAATCTGAGTGGTTCTGGGAGGTCCTCAAGTTCTGATCCATTGTATCTGATTTTACCATCTGTTTCATAGCCGCCACTTCATAGAATCCTCCCCCAGCACAGATACACTTTACTGTCATCTCATTCTTTGTGAGAGTACCGGTTTTATCCGAACATATGACTGTAACACTTCCAAGGGTCTCCACTGATGGAAGGTTCCTTACTATGGCATTTCTCCTTGCCATGTCTGCAACACCCAGGGCGGGGGTGATGGTTATTATGGCTGGCAGTCCCTCTGGTATTGCTGCAACGGCCAGGGAAGTGGATGCTAGGAAGGAGAATATGATCTCGTATCCAAATAATAGGGCGATGATGAAATTAAATGCTGCTACGGCTATTATTGCAAGGGCTATGGAACGTGAGAAGTCATCGATTTTCTTTATGAGTGGGGTTTTCACACCCTCTCTTTGAACTACCCTTGATATTTTCCCTATTTCTGTTTCTGATCCTGTTGAAACAACGACTCCGGTTCCGGCGCCCTCTGTTAATAGGGTGCCGCTGAAGAGGGTGTTTTTGAATTCACCCTTATTGATATCGGATTCTGAAAGTTTCACAGGGACCTTCTCTACGGGTACGGATTCTCCGGTTAATGCCGATTCATCCACGAAGAGGTTCTTTGCCCGTATAACCCTTATATCTGCGGGTACCTTGTCACCCATTTCCAGTTTAACAATATCCCCTGGGACGAGGAGTGATGATGGTATTGATAAACTCTTATCATCTCTTATTACTTTAGTTTCTGTTTTCACGAGTTTCTGGAGTGATTCCATGGCCTTTGTAGCTTTTCCCTCCTGTATGAATCCTATAAGAGAGTTTATAAATACAACTCCTATTATCACTACAGCGTCCACCCATTCACCGATGAGGATGGTGAAGACTGAAACCACGAGGAGTATGTAGATGAGGAGGCTTTTAAATTGTTTGAGGAACCTGAAAACCGGGTTTTCCCTTTTAAATTTTACTTCGTTGTAGCCATACCTTTCAAGTCTTGCTTTAACATCAGCTCCGGTTAAACCATTTTCTGATGTTTTAAGGGCTTTCAGGACCTCTTCAATTTCCATTTTTGAAAATTTAAACCAAGTTGGCAATGCAACACCCCAGTCTTGATTGTCTTGTATACACATTAACAAGGACAAGAGCGACTATGGACAATATATCATATATATTGTCTTGTATATACACCGTATTTGCAATTTTAGGTTTTTCAACTGTTAGAGATATTATCTAAATTGTTTGTTGTTCATCAAATTGCTAATCCTTGACAGCCACCCCCCAATAGTAAGTGGTTTCTATATCCATTAGCTATAAATGTTCTTATCGGCTATTGTGGGAGTTGAAATATTTTTTGTGGAATATGATTAGGTTAATCTATCACCTTTAGAGGCTTTATAACCCCTCAAATGTGTATTGGACGTTCTTTGTTTCCCTCTTTTCACGATAAGTGTTTAATTTCTTCGCTTTGGTTGGTGAAAGGGTGGTTAGATTAATGTTAGAATATTCATAAAAGCCTTTTTGGGGGAATAGCCATTCAGATGGCCTCTATCTTTTAAAATTAGAATGGAGAAGGCTTATCCTGAAAACGTTATATGGTGGGCTTCTCAGCGGCCTTTAAATTTTGAAAAGAGTTTTATCGTTGTCTTTTTCCCCGGAAAAAACTAAAAGATTTATATATTATGCTAGGTGATCATGTAGTCGTACATCAAAGGACTATCCTAATACAAGTTAGGATATGGAGGCGGTAGAATTAAGCGAAAATGGATACTACCAATGCTATTACTATTTGGCCTAGCATTGGTGTTAAATGTAAGCGACGTTTCCGCTGCAACAGATGACAATTCCACCAGTTTAGATTCGCAGGTAACGTCGCAAGTATATACGCCAAATGAAGTAAATGATGCGGCAACTAGAGTGAAAAACTTCTGTGACGCCAACCGTAGACTACCAAACTATGTGACCATCAAAAATAGCCAAGTTACAATGCC encodes:
- a CDS encoding HAD family hydrolase, which encodes MCSYELRDDLMEIDPQQLRKKLNHLASKGLRVLAFAFKEHSRETVDDNDLKEMVFLGFQGMIDPPRPEAREAIKKCKSAGIRIIMITGDHAKTAEAIAANLGIPVDKSLTGAEISSMDDDELKRAASRYNVYARVPPEGKYRITRVLQSLGNIVAVTGDGV
- a CDS encoding cation-translocating P-type ATPase, giving the protein MPTWFKFSKMEIEEVLKALKTSENGLTGADVKARLERYGYNEVKFKRENPVFRFLKQFKSLLIYILLVVSVFTILIGEWVDAVVIIGVVFINSLIGFIQEGKATKAMESLQKLVKTETKVIRDDKSLSIPSSLLVPGDIVKLEMGDKVPADIRVIRAKNLFVDESALTGESVPVEKVPVKLSESDINKGEFKNTLFSGTLLTEGAGTGVVVSTGSETEIGKISRVVQREGVKTPLIKKIDDFSRSIALAIIAVAAFNFIIALLFGYEIIFSFLASTSLAVAAIPEGLPAIITITPALGVADMARRNAIVRNLPSVETLGSVTVICSDKTGTLTKNEMTVKCICAGGGFYEVAAMKQMVKSDTMDQNLRTSQNHSD